The sequence caatGCTATCTTAATGCCACACAATCTCGATCTGTCACCACAGATATTggattttttcacattttttttttaattttttctacaAGGTCACCTCAAAATCTTATATGAGAAGTACTATTACAGTcccaaaagtaaatttacaagttaaaaatatatataagtttcatatcataaaatgatctattttacaataaaaataattttacaatctaacatactatatcaaaatatgtcagtttgtaggtttacttttatgaaatgtATTTGTtactaaagcatttctcttcttatatttcttaatttgaTCTCGAGCTCAagtaaaaagagagataaacacatgaattaAACCCTGCAACGCGGTTAATGCTACCTTTACATGAGATCTTGAACTTGAAGGTCAATATATTTAATGGAGAAGGATCCACGTATTGTATATTGCATGTCACTGTCTATCTCTTTCTgaattgtagaaaatatttaagttaaaaaatagaagaaatctGCCTCGAAAAATCCGATTTGACTAGCTAGTTCTAATTATAATTCTTGCTTGCATATATTGGAGTTACGTAACTTATTATACGTAGCACCACTCttcatcatataaattatatatattaatatacatcaagcatgcatgcataaatcAATTGGTGATTACTAATAAGATAAGTGTGTACTGTATATTTTTGTCAACATTATCGATATGGACATAATTAACTTCTTGTAATCAGTGGTTCCAAAGTCCTGATCAGGAGCTTTGCGATCGATTCACTTTTTTCTCTAAGTCTCCATACATGCATTATAGTATAGTACTATCAAAATATAGCTATAGGGATAACCATTTTTTCCGTCTTGTTCTAATGATTTTGAAGATTAGATTCATTTGGAAAGCCTCTAGCTCGGAATTTGTAGGAATTCTCGGGCATATGATCCATACACTTCCAGcaagtctttgtaaaaaaaataaataaataatgagttTAGGGTTGAAGTTTAAGGGGTCAGGAGTGAAAATGTTTTAGAATGAGAcatcattattataatatatatctatatatatatatagatattgtacgcacacaaaaacaataaacattTATGATGAGTTATTTACTATAAAAATGACGATTTGTGACGAGAATTAATAgacttattttgataaaaaaaaattattatttttatagaaaataattagcaacaaataaacagtttttcTATATACTCTATATGAGAAATGATGTTCTTCATAAATGTAATTTTTGTCATCTCAAGTAGTATACCCACAATTGTTGTTGTGTCATATTTTAAATGCTCTTATTGTTTGTTTAGGTGGAAAACAATACATAAAACGTCTTAAAACACCCAAAATTAGCCAAATATATTTGAGGATGATAATTATTAGGGATTTTGCCCACTTCACAAAGCCCATTGGGCCTCAGCCCATTACCTGGCCACAGGATCCCAAGACCACCCATTAGGCAAGATGCCTACAAGGGAAAGTAATCAAGTGGCTGACGGGACAGAGCTGCCTGACGTCGCTCGGCCACATTCTGATCATGGGAACTTGTACAAGACATAGTTGAAAATACGGAGAACTCTCGATCCTCTGACATGGGAAAATCGACGACTCACAAAGAATAAAAGCAAGACCAGgtaaccacgccgcattaatggcaccactacctgAGCTACACGTCACATTAATGGTGTCATCGTAAAGCCACACTGCATTAAAGGGTTCTGACAAAAAGAACAGTATGAAGGACATTAACTCTGTAGGGACAGACACGATCTGTCCCGTCGGCCCCAGGCTAATGGTATAAATAGCCAGTCTCAGGTACgagaaactctctctgatctctaaactctctcacttatttacaaacttctaaaagaATTTGCTAACTTTAATATCGGAGACTCCTAGcccaaggccgccctctccTAATTGTCTTCTTCTCTATCTTTTGCAGGTCCAAGTTATTAAGACTTCAGTTGTCAGAACCTGACCTAAAGGCGTGCGAAACACgatattaacaataatatttatgataaaaattagtattgctataaaaaaatccatatttttcTCGATCTCTCAATATTTTTCtaccttaaatattttattagaatatcATTGATATACTGTAAATAAAACCacatattatctttttaattcttttttttttttttttggatcacTGTAGGTTatctttattttccaaaatacatAATGGGTTAAAAGGGTGAAGAAATGCAATATATCTTTGAGAAAGTACTGtgatcactacaagaaatttgtttctttaattgTGACTAGTTATTTATTGCTAATTAAatcactattttttattaaaataagtcaAATTCACGAAGTCTGAAGCTGACAAAACCAAATATACTTTTCaattaatcattaatcattgagcttaattattaggtaatttCTTCCACGTGATCTGAGGCAAAgaacaaccatatatatatatatatatataaagctatATTTTACATGCAGAGAGATCATCTCGGCTTCTTCTTGATATCTGTGCTTTTTCTGATCAGGGCACAAATGGGAAGAAATCAAAATGACAGACAAGCTGAAAACGAAAAGGCTGGGCAATTTGATGATCGTTAGCTAAGGCCTGCAAAACTAaactaaaatgaaatgaaagcatgGAATAAATTAGGATCGAAGGCAAAAGTTGTGGGGACAAGATCAGGTTGTATTTGTCCCTAGCGCCTGCCCGTAAGAATTTATGGTTTTTGGCAAGCCTATTTAGGGTGGAAGATGATCATATCCGTACCCTGCAAAACTTACCGGCCATATTGTCGTGTCCAGGCAATGGGAAAAATAGTCTGCCACCCCATTTTTACCGTTCTATTTAACTgtttatataacttttttttaattttataattaaagaaatgattttaaatatattgatatatttttttattttttaaaaatatttaaatatattaaaaaaataaaaaataaaataaaaacattaggCAGTATGCCCAGCAGTAAGAATGAGATGGCATAGTAACCCCACTCCCAGgcaatatatcattttttaattaagttccTGCATATATATGAAACCGATCAACTGTTAAAAggagataaataattaaatatatctctTTTCATCtgcttaaatttttaaaacaagtgaTTATCATTTTACATGATATTAGAGTACTAGAGATCCTGATcagttaattaaatatttcacatgaTAAATTCACTTATTAGTAACAATCTGATCTAATTAATTTGTCCCTTCTTTTTGTCCTCCacgcaaggaaaaaaaaataattaaaaacatccCCTAgtgcatgatttatttttagtaCCTCTATCATTATttcagttatatatattatcaagcTTGTTTGGTGCCTCAtatgagacacaaaattttgatctaactatattttaactttttcaaatttttaaataaaaattatattataaaattatattattacaatattttaattttataatattttttattcaactttttctatctgttttttcaaaatctaaaaaatactcaactcaaactatctcactatcattcacaaactatcttattattgttcaaaaaattctcatctcatctcactcctcaAACCAGCCTGTTGGATAATTTAATAactgatcaataaaatttaaatggaaGTATTACAAAAAAGAATCAATGCATTATTGTAGGGTTTATAATGTCTCAGTAGCTAATAATTTGTTTGCCCTTATATATACTGATCAATCTCTTGCAAATAGATGTCCAGGAATCAAGTCGACATGATATATACATCGATCCAACCCCATGCTcctataaaattaataaaaaggaaaaaagaaaaaattttattcaacctGTAAGCCGGTGACGTTCATGGGCACCAGAAAATTCTTACACAGAAAATTCTGGAACCAAATCGATCGATCGTCATGATCTGTTTGGTGGTCCCCTGATGATCAGCTTGATGCATCATGTAGAAAGTGATAAATTCAAATACCTTCCCCGtaagaaaattacttttttgtgATGAGCtagttatttcttattaaaacaagtgtttttgttgcaaatagtcatgattatcatcataaataattcgtcacaaatatttatttttcttgtagtaaattCAAGAAACTCATGAAATGATCAGATCTTGTTAATTgagcttcgtttgttttcgtagataaattgagattaaagttaaaagttgaataaaatattgttagaatatatttttttaatattttttttgttttgaaatttaaaaaaattgaattatttattttattttatgtgagatgagatgaggctATAATctgaagcatgcatgcatgttgaatCGAtggttatatataatttacaatgATATGTAAATAAAGCACGTAAAAAGTTATGAAAAAGATCAAGACTTCATCATGATCTTGTTGATCGGTATAGATTATCAGTGAGAGataaaagcatgcatgcatgttgaatTGATGGTTATATATTTACAATGATCTGTATGCATGTCATCATGTATTTGAAGTGGTTTGAGAGGTGAAAAACTGGTGATATAGGGGATCGATTGTCATGATATATACTGATCAGTACTCAACATGGTCATGAGTAGTAGCATTCTACACCTCCTTTTGGTTTGTCTTTTCTAAACTTGTTTTGCTTGGGTGACATGAAGTCACGTGAATAACTTTCAGACCTCTCTTTGCAATTCTTGCCCTTTCTCTCCTTTATAAGGCCGTCACCACCCTTTGATCTGTCCCTTTTAGCTTTGTTATTCTTTAGCCGATCCTACGTTGTCCATCTTTACTGGACAACAGCTCTCTCTCCCTTATGGCTCCAGCCTATCTGAACCCACCATCTTCTCCATGCCCTCTTGTAGATCAAAGAGAAGATCAACACGATGACCTAAAACTCTCTATCTCAACACATACTATTCAagcttcatcttctctctcaaCATCATCCTGTCCTACTTTCTTTGACAGGATCAAAGATGAAATAGGGAGTATATTTGAAGATCAGTCACAAGAACATGATGAAAAGGCAAGCGTGTTAACTTAGTTTGATTATGATCTTTTCATCTTATTccttgataatttattttatccttttatCAAAAAGTCCAGGCGCCAGTACTGCTATATAGTTAATTATAGTACCTTCACGCATGCTACTGTGGGGCTCTAAAAAAAAACTGGGTTGGGTTTGTTTTCCCAGTTAACTTTCGATCTAATTTCTTGGATCTTTTGTTAATTATCATGACCATGATCTTACTACAGATCATAGAGTTTAGTATTCTCTGATCTGATTTCTTGGTAATATATTTCTAGGTCATGAGCTGAAGATTACATGATCTTCAATTTGCTGgtcttaaattatatatattttgatctcGTTGATCATAGGCTGATGAGAAGCCCATGATATTGTTGCATCATGCATAGTGTAATAATCAAGCATTTTCGTGTTCTTCATTTCAGAAGTCTGTGGAGGAAGATGGTAACATTAATCCCCATAAATTATCCTTATGTCAAAGGGAGGAGGAATATGGAGATCAAAGTAAAAATACTGCTCATGATGGTCCTGTACAGTACTCATGTATGTCCTCAAAGAAGAGGTGGATGCAAAAAATGATGGACCCAAATTGCCCAGCTGCAAATAATAAGCCAGTGAGaattatttataagaagttcCAAAATAATCTGCAGAATGGTGATTCTGATCAACTCAGCTCACCTAACTGCAGCAGCAACAGTACAAATTCCAACGCTCGGGTTTGCGCCGACTGtaacaccaccaccacccctcTTTGGAGGGGTGGCCCTCGAGGTCCTAAggttaattatttcattttctccGTTTAAATTTGTCCAAAAACTAGCACTTCTGATATTGAATTCTCTTGATGATCATCTTCATCCTAATACTTGTCATTTCAAGCCACACTTAGTGAGATCATCTGACATATTTCAAGTGGATGCACGCTGTATATAATTTAAGTGGTTGATATAAGATTAAGCCACTTGAAATATGACATTCATCATATGTGACTGAGGATGACAAGCTTTGGGAAGAAGAGTAGCCTGTTTGTTGATATATATTTGAGTTACTTTCTTAGGATCCAGCCTGTTTGTTGGTGCAGTCACTTTGCAATGCCTGTGGCATTCGGCAGAGGAAGGCCAGACGGGCCATGGCAGAAGCTGCAGCAGCTGCAAATGGCATGGGAGTTGCTCCAGATATCTcatcgaagaagaagaagaagatcaataaGTTGcacaagaaggaaaataaatcgGGTACAAAAAATCTGCGTGCTGCACAATACAAGAAGAATAAGTACTGCAAGTTCAAGTGCCCCTCTCACAGTGAGATGATGAGCGTGAGGAAGCAGCTTTCTTTCAAGGATTTCGCTCTAAGTTTGAGAAACAGTTCAGCTGATCTTGGACGAGTGTTTCCACAGGACGAGGCAGAAGCTGCAGCAATCTTGCTAATGGAACTATCTTGTGGCGCCCTTGTTCACAgttaatttatactttttttccattaaattcTTCTTGATCTTTGAGGAAGTTTATTATATCTGTTCTTATGTGCGTGCATGTATGAAGAGATCGATCATTATCCTCTAAAGCTTTTTGTGAACCAAAAATGTGGGTTGATCCACAAAATCAGAAGAATAAAAAGTTCAAATCTCTCTAGAGTTTTTCAAAGTTGCATTCGTAATTGTTTCAGAATGATCCAGAATTTTATCGTCTCTAATCATATTAATTGATACGTTCGGTGACCCCGCCATGGAATGGCCGGGGATATCATCATATATGTTAGGAAGAAGATAGCTAGGGGGGGCTGTGTAAACCTAGCTTCAGACGTCTCATTCAGAGTTTTTGCTGAAAACAGAAGCTGGCGAAATGCCATGGGATTCCCAGGTCATGAGAAGAACTGATCAGTATGTACAGTTGGGTGGTCCATATAAAATTTAGGACCTATCTGTATTAATTCTGATTGAATGCATGGGCTGGTGACAATATTCTCTATTCATTGATAGTACTTTGTGTGGCCAAGAAAACAGCGAGGAAAATTGCTACATTACACtgactttttttgtttttttagaaaaataaaatgacccaattttattttaatcctCACTTAAAGCGGAGGAAAACTGTAGTTACAACTAAAAATTTAAGAGTTATAAATATTTAGGAAAGACCATTACGCACCGACTTAGTACTACTGTTTGTCAGTGTCATCTCGGGATCAATTTAGGCTCGAGAGTTCGTAAAGTGTTCGGAAATGTCAAGCATACTTACTCggaaattgaaataattattaattaatagatgACGGAATAATACACGTTAATGtgtaatttacttttataaatgttGTGGGTAGAGAACATAGAATACctcaaacagaaaattaaaaatgaaaacaaaacctCATTTTATCGTGCAAATCATATgtttaaagttttaaatataagtTGAACGAAACCTAAATCATTAAGAATGCAACATTAATATTGGAATATCCTTAATTAGCTGTATAAGTACTCATcatgatatatttaatttgtcaGTAATGTGGCAGACGATTGTAATTCATGGCTTTGAGGTTCTGATCATCAGTCATCACTCCCTTTTGcaatcaaaatttcaattttgtttctaTAGTTTACTCATTGTCTTTGTATTTTGCTTTGGCTTAGACATGTAGATCAATATTAATGCTACACCCACCGAgaacttataacttttttttctcaaaatattttttaaacttcttaaatatttaaaaaaattataaatacattaaaaaagtgcttccttaaccattaagaaataataaaaataaaaagcaatttGGTACAAAATTTTCGGAGGTTATCCTCGATGGAAGTAGAGTTTTTTATATGAACAATGTTACGTACAATCATCATTTGAGGACTGCAATGCAAGCTtaggtaattttatctttaattttttaaaaaattacaaaaatatccctcctaaaatgatattttttttcatttaataaatgaccTGCACATACTGTCTCCAAGTGGatactgcaaatagaatttctctttccaTATATTAATTACCCAATTCTTTAATTTCTGGTGTTAATGGAACAGTAATCATCCATGAATTCATTATTAATTGTTGATTAAATTGATTAAATTTGTCTACTTCTTGTTTCCATTTTGAGCTTTTAAGCTACAAATTTCACAAGAATGGATAGTattataattagataataatttacaatatcttAAAATGGGAAAAATTGGGATCGGATAATATTGCATTAATACCTTGACAATCGGACAAAGAACTGATATTGGGTTTAGATTGTGATCGATAGAAATAATAGCACTTCTAAAGTCCTCGTTGATTAGAGAATGAGAAGATTCATtgaatattatagtatatatcaaTCCAGAATTAGACATTATTGATCCTAATTGGCTCCATATATATACAGGGCCGCTTGTACCTATATATCGAAGAAgagtttttcttataaatcaaatcttatcatatTAATTGTGTAGATAATATATAAAGAGAGAACTGTTACAAATACAAAgatacaaactgacgtgacttaataaaattcattaaatttactttacgATAAagataactttataatttgatatatcacatcaatttatagatttacttttatatagtTTCTTTGttgttaaagtatttttcacatatatatatatatatatttccgtCTGCTTGCAAGTAAAAGAATTATTTGGCTGGATTAAAATGTGTGCATGCCACTAGTTTGCCTCTAATGCTCCAACTGGCGAAGGTACTATCATCCAGAGTAAAGTTACAGTCAGAAACTGATCATGATAGGCAGAAAACATGCATGGAAATTTCCAACCCAAGCTTGGTACGTAGACTATGCAGAAAGCTCCAGGTTGCCATGTTTGTATTCAGGAAAAGTAAAAGCAATCTTGGCTAAGGCTAGCTGTTTCAAAtctgttttttgtgttttaatattgttatatttttctcttcctcaccACGCAATCCTGATTTCCATTTTAGGTTGTTTGTACattgcaggttttttttttttttttttttgtttcccttgTTTCTATTGTTCATAGGGAAATGATTTCTATTGTTTTATTGTGTACAAATTTTAcgtatttctttaaaaaaattgaataaatctcGAAACCTTATAGCATTTATATTggtctatacatatatatatgcaaaattatGTTTGCATAATATGATCTTAAAAATTTTCTACATTAGCTTATGCATATACAAATATTTAGTTAATTATGAACAGTGcttatctaaatttggataactactatttattctataaaatatattttaattattatttttctctcttcccactctctctcacaatcctttcattttcttcctccttcaacaacacaacaaaccttcacctgcatattcattttattattataatatattatatattttttttcattttattatatttttaatataatatataaaaaaattatattttttattattgcatttgcattattaatgtcaaatgtatgtagtgaatgctaattataaaatatatataaaaaatttgattttagcaaaaaattaataataaaataataatattttattattattttgtctcaaatatacATAAGCCAAAGTGAAAACTTTGCTTAAATGACAAAGTAGTTATGCAAAATaggtaattttatatatacatatatatagaccaataaTAATGCTCTAGtaacaaaatctattttttactaATACTGTacctcactattttttaatagcTGGGAAAGTATATATTTTACACGTGTAAATTACAATCTACACAGCAAAGTATTAAAATAGTTAATTTACATGTCAATTATCACTTTTTaaaaacttgtatatatataatagtcacaattaataattatgctgtatatcttcttttttttttttattaatttaaaccCCAATTCCAATCCGATgtgtaaattataaaaaataataataaattgaaaagtgtgGATGAATAATCTTAACAgttttgatacttaaattaaaaggaaaaatagtaaaaaaaaaaaaaatagggggaataattagaataatagaAACACCAATTGCCTGTGGTTGCGTATGataaaactgaaaagaaagtGGGTGAAAGAATTAGAAGATAAAGTCAATTGGACAGCTAAGTCACAAGCCGCTCTTCTTCGTCGTCATGTACAACCAATTTTAtatatcagtcattatttattttttatattttatatttaaatttttttataaaatataaaaatattttttataagatataaagtttaaaataataaatactgaCTAATGCATAGAATTTTTTCGATCATAAATCTATTCTTCATTTATTCTCAAAAGGTAcctcactattttatttttacacgaataaaacatattttctacCTCTATTCGAATTTCATGTCCCAACaatccattcttttttttttttttttttgaagatcatTAGTCAATAGATGAGTGTTACTTtgttggtcgattgtaattgattttcatgatatAACTTTTTAGGAGTTTTTTGTATTATTAAACTAATATGCTTAGGCATTGCTTCTATATGTCTATACTTGGTCTCTTGCctatttttatgatcaataaaatactatttattgaaaaaaaataaaaaatcacccTTCATCCTCTCCATCCATGTTAGAAATACACAccaataatttaaattttcgTATTAATAATATGGAACTAAATAAATAGATCGTTTAAATGAATATATCTTTTATATTGACGATTGAGATTGACGTTTAAACGAAATACAATTTAGATAGATTTGgatacataaaatatttcattttattttatcattataattttttcaaattctcatacaaaaatataataaacaattcaactttttcaaattataaaaaaaataataatactaaaaaattatattctaacaatattttatttaacttttaataaaatatttcatcttattttatctgaactgtctatccaaacccaccatatacttttaagttttttaatggaaaatgatacttggCCTCGTAAGTTTGTCCTTTCAAAGTTATTGTTagggtattttattttattttttattttttcttagttaagaaaatgactattaatgaaataatgtattttttatttttaaaaaaatgtttgagagaaaaagaaaaaaactaaaaattacaatttacactaGTGGTAAGTTTGAGGAGGGTATACTCATGAGGTTGAataatatcatcattttttaatgagtaatgctacatacagttgtAAAGTACGTAAGCATCATACAGTCTTTTTGAAAAGGATtaaggtctactattaaaaaattaatttttttcatgtaggtctcgtatttatttacttttctaaaaatgattgtatgacGTTTATATATTCACAactataactatcatttctaaAAATAGACTAATATAATACAATGTTTGAATGGATGTGCATAAAATTGGTaatgatatttaaaaggaaaaaaacatcaTAGGACCGAGGttacattaaaaagaaaaaaaaaaaaaaaaaaaacaacctaaCTTTGTTGcgaaattaaatatatatttataaaaaaaatatctcatggTATATCcgtaattga comes from Juglans microcarpa x Juglans regia isolate MS1-56 chromosome 8S, Jm3101_v1.0, whole genome shotgun sequence and encodes:
- the LOC121243862 gene encoding putative GATA transcription factor 22, giving the protein MAPAYLNPPSSPCPLVDQREDQHDDLKLSISTHTIQASSSLSTSSCPTFFDRIKDEIGSIFEDQSQEHDEKKSVEEDGNINPHKLSLCQREEEYGDQSKNTAHDGPVQYSCMSSKKRWMQKMMDPNCPAANNKPVRIIYKKFQNNLQNGDSDQLSSPNCSSNSTNSNARVCADCNTTTTPLWRGGPRGPKSLCNACGIRQRKARRAMAEAAAAANGMGVAPDISSKKKKKINKLHKKENKSGTKNLRAAQYKKNKYCKFKCPSHSEMMSVRKQLSFKDFALSLRNSSADLGRVFPQDEAEAAAILLMELSCGALVHS